A window of Periplaneta americana isolate PAMFEO1 chromosome 7, P.americana_PAMFEO1_priV1, whole genome shotgun sequence contains these coding sequences:
- the LOC138702844 gene encoding uncharacterized protein: MAIGNNRDDSENIPNKMKYQCENDEENSIRAENVKRKERFQCPRCEKHFGHQQILQLHLRVHESNCDSPVKASHEEKQEAKIETVADREMSKKSTCSQTNNERTNSSPPNKKFIGLTKIRLEDCMRCDACSCIYLDENDYKKHMKNFHRQDSPKKHRQKKGCRSCCKHCNCKGNHQHHSLQKERGNNNLFHYNIKDRWSKMVSRRLTPEEMKQDIKADPDYDPNDQSGVIDYSHLLSQVEVKIKTEPPDDPEYEQNLG; this comes from the exons ATGGCTATCGGTAATAACAGGGATGATTCGGAAAATATTCCAAACAAGATGAAATACCAATGCGAAAACGATGAAGAAAATAGTATCAGAGCGGAAAATGTGAAGAGAAAAG agcggTTTCAGTGTCCAAGATGTGAGAAGCATTTTGGGCATCAACAAATCCTTCAGCTCCATCTACGGGTTCACGAGTCAAATTGTGACTCTCCAGTCAAAGCTAGTCATGAAGAGAAGCAAGAAGCGAAGATAGAAACGGTGGCTGACAGGGAGATGAGCAAGAAGTCAACCTGCAGCCAGACCAACAATGAGCGAACAAACTCTAGTCCCCCAA ACAAGAAGTTCATCGGCCTGACCAAGATTCGCCTTGAGGACTGCATGCGCTGTGATGCCTGTTCCTGCATTTACCTGGATGAAAACGACTACAAGAAACACATGAAAAACTTCCATCGACAGGACTCTCCTAAGAAACATAG GCAAAAGAAGGGCTGTCGTTCTTGTTGCAAGCATTGTAACTGCAAAGGAAACCACCAGCACCACAGCTTGCAAAAAGAGAGAGGGAACAATAACCTCTTCCACTACAACATCAAG gaTCGCTGGAGTAAGATGGTCTCACGACGACTGACCCCAGAAGAAATGAAGCAGGACATCAAGGCTGACCCTGACTACGATCCTAACGACCAGAGTGGAGTCATTGACTATAGTCACCTCTTAAGTCAAGTGGAAGTCAAGATCAAAACAGAACCACCTGATGATccagaatatgaacaaaatcttgGATAA